In a genomic window of Streptomyces sp. NBC_01231:
- a CDS encoding acyl-ACP desaturase yields MTITSPHLGSSSSAWTDARLLYALEEVVEQELNRHLKVAKDWMPHEYVPFSDGRNFPGIFEDGQAWEKEQSKVTEIGRIALVVNLLTEDNLPSYHHEIASLFGRDGAWGTWVHRWTAEEGRHGIVMRDYLLTSRAVDPDQLEQFRMAHMAEGFESDNRHSMLHSVAYVAFQELATRVSHRNTGHQSGDPVCDRMLARIATDENLHMVFYRNLLKAAFELAPDLTMQAVRDVIVNFRMPGHGMPGFERAAAQMAIGEVYNMRIHHDDVIQPVLRFLKVLEIDGLGPEGLKAQEELGLYMSGLDAEASKFDAKLAARKERMAARANA; encoded by the coding sequence GTGACGATCACTTCCCCTCACCTCGGCAGCTCGTCCTCGGCCTGGACCGACGCCCGGCTGCTGTACGCGCTGGAGGAAGTCGTCGAGCAGGAGCTCAACCGGCACCTGAAGGTCGCCAAGGACTGGATGCCCCACGAGTACGTGCCGTTCAGCGACGGCCGCAACTTCCCGGGCATCTTCGAGGACGGCCAGGCCTGGGAGAAGGAGCAGTCCAAGGTGACCGAGATCGGCCGCATCGCGCTGGTCGTGAACCTGCTCACCGAGGACAACCTGCCGAGCTACCACCACGAGATCGCCTCGCTCTTCGGCCGTGACGGCGCCTGGGGCACCTGGGTGCACCGCTGGACCGCGGAGGAGGGCCGGCACGGCATCGTGATGCGCGACTACCTGCTCACCTCGCGTGCCGTCGACCCGGACCAGCTGGAGCAGTTCCGCATGGCCCACATGGCCGAGGGCTTCGAGTCGGACAACCGGCACTCGATGCTGCACTCGGTGGCCTACGTCGCCTTCCAGGAGCTGGCGACGCGCGTCTCGCACCGCAACACCGGTCACCAGTCCGGGGACCCGGTGTGCGACCGCATGCTGGCGCGCATCGCGACCGACGAGAACCTGCACATGGTCTTCTACCGGAACCTGCTGAAGGCGGCCTTCGAGCTCGCGCCCGACCTGACGATGCAGGCCGTCCGCGACGTGATCGTGAACTTCCGCATGCCCGGCCACGGCATGCCCGGCTTCGAGCGGGCCGCCGCGCAGATGGCGATCGGCGAGGTCTACAACATGCGCATCCACCACGACGACGTGATCCAGCCCGTGCTGCGCTTCCTGAAGGTCCTGGAGATCGACGGACTCGGCCCGGAGGGCCTCAAGGCGCAGGAGGAACTCGGCCTGTACATGAGCGGCCTGGACGCGGAGGCGTCGAAGTTCGACGCGAAGCTGGCGGCGCGCAAGGAGCGGATGGCGGCCCGCGCGAACGCCTGA
- a CDS encoding WhiB family transcriptional regulator, producing the protein MHIDTITPADSTWQTQALCAQTGAEFFFPEPGSSVSEAKRICGMCEMRSACLEYALVNDERFGVWGGLSEKERLHLRRTRP; encoded by the coding sequence ATGCACATCGACACCATCACCCCGGCCGATTCCACCTGGCAGACCCAGGCCCTGTGCGCACAGACCGGCGCGGAGTTCTTCTTCCCCGAGCCGGGCAGCTCGGTAAGCGAGGCGAAGCGCATCTGCGGCATGTGCGAGATGCGCTCCGCGTGCCTGGAGTACGCGCTGGTGAACGACGAGCGCTTCGGCGTGTGGGGCGGCCTGTCGGAGAAGGAACGGCTGCACCTCAGGCGCACCCGACCGTGA
- the ddaH gene encoding N(G),N(G)-dimethylarginine dimethylaminohydrolase, whose product MPSKKALVRRPSPRLAEGLVTHIEREKVDLDLALEQWEAYVGALGEHGWETIEVDPVDECPDSVFVEDTVVMYRNVALITRPGAESRRDETMGVEEAVARLGCSVNWIWEPGTLDGGDVLKIGDTIYVGRGGRTNAAGVQQVRAAFEPLGARVVAVPVSKVLHLKSSVTALPDGTVIGHIPKVDKPSLFPRFLSVPEESGAHVVLLGCDELLMAASAPKTAELLADLGHEPVVVDISEFEKLEGCVTCLSVRMRGLYA is encoded by the coding sequence GTGCCCAGCAAGAAGGCCCTCGTCCGCCGCCCCAGCCCACGCCTCGCCGAAGGTCTGGTGACGCACATCGAGCGGGAGAAGGTCGACCTCGACCTCGCGCTCGAACAGTGGGAGGCATACGTCGGGGCCCTGGGCGAGCACGGCTGGGAGACCATCGAGGTGGACCCGGTCGACGAGTGCCCGGACTCGGTCTTCGTCGAGGACACGGTCGTCATGTACCGGAACGTCGCACTGATCACCCGGCCCGGCGCGGAGTCCAGGCGGGACGAGACGATGGGCGTCGAGGAGGCCGTGGCACGTCTGGGCTGCTCGGTGAACTGGATCTGGGAGCCGGGCACCCTCGACGGCGGTGACGTGCTGAAGATCGGCGACACGATCTACGTCGGCCGGGGCGGGCGCACCAACGCGGCCGGTGTCCAGCAGGTGCGGGCCGCCTTCGAGCCGCTCGGGGCGCGGGTCGTCGCGGTGCCGGTGAGCAAGGTGCTGCATCTGAAGTCGTCCGTGACGGCGCTCCCCGACGGAACGGTGATCGGGCACATCCCCAAGGTCGACAAGCCGTCGCTGTTCCCGCGCTTCCTGTCCGTGCCGGAGGAGTCCGGCGCGCACGTCGTACTGCTGGGCTGCGACGAGCTGCTGATGGCGGCGAGCGCGCCGAAAACGGCGGAGCTGCTCGCGGATCTCGGCCACGAACCCGTCGTGGTCGACATCAGCGAGTTCGAGAAGCTCGAAGGCTGTGTGACATGCCTCTCGGTCCGGATGCGCGGACTGTATGCGTGA